The Desulfoplanes formicivorans genomic sequence ACCAGGGCGTCGGCATAATCCGAAAGAGTGCTCATCCTCGTCCTCCTGTGGTCCCCAGGGCACCAACGCTGGCGTGTTCCGGACTGCCTGATCCCGGGCAGTAAAGGCCCTGATGCCTTTGTGCCAGCGTCTCTGCCGGTCATTGCCCAAGCTACCAGCGATCCGTCAGATGATCAAACCCTTCCTGGGCCCTGGTCCAAGAGCCGGCAACAAGCAGGTCACCATGCCCTGACCGTCGGTTCTGCTGATCCTGGCAAATGGCCGGGCGCCCCTGTTCGAAACACCAGGCAATACCAGGCGACATGCCATGAGCTTCAGGTCCCGGTTACCACCTGCAGTCGTTTCCCAAGGCCAATGCCCCGGGGAGAAACCCGGGCCTCAAAAGGGAGCATTTCCACACCGGCCTGCACGGCAAGATAAAAAAGCCGGGCAAATTCCGGATCAATGAAATCGGCCGGACCAAAGCACTCCCCATCCGGACGCTGCACCAGATAAAAACACCCCACCCGGGCCCCCTGTCCGGCCAGGAGGATGAGTTCCTCCAGATGCTTCTGCCCCCGCAGGGTAACGGCATCGGGAAAACAGGCCACCCCATCCTCCACCAGGGTCACGTTCTTGGCTTCGATCCAGAAGGTGCCTTTTGGCCCGTCCAGCCGGGCATCCAACCGGCTGTGCCCGACCCGGGCCTCGGCCTTGTAGGTCACGTACTGGCGCAATTCGGCAATGAGTCCCTGCTCCCAGACCTTTTTGAGCAACCTGTTGGGAGTCAGGGTATTCACCCCTATCCACTCTCCCCAGGGACTGACCAGTTCCAGGGTATAGGGAAGTTTTCTGGCAGGATTGGCAGCCGGGGACAGGAGGATCTCCATGTCCGGCCGGAGCAGCCCAAGCATGGAGCCGGAGTTGTTGGTATGGGCCCAGACCTGGCGGCCATCCAGCCGGGCCTCCACGCGAAACCGTTTTTCCCTTTGCACAAACCTGGCCGTCCTGCACTGCGGGGAAAAGGGAAGAAGGATGTCATCTGTCATGGCCGCCTGCATAGCCCAAAGGTCTCCAAGAGGCCAGAGCCGGTCATGCCCCATGCCCGGGAACAGGCAATCCGTTAATGATGATGCCCCACCAGTACCCCGGAGGCAGAGACACCCCTTTCTGCTCGCGCAGAGGGAAACCCGAACAGTGTTTTAACAAAAATGGAGAAAACAACTTTTTCACCAAACGACTTGGCAAATAAAGGTTACTACCCGAATAAACATGGATTTTTTAACGCCTGGAATTTCTTTCTGTCCTACATTCAAGCATATCATCCTCTGTTCCTTGGGCCTGGAACCCAAAATCAAGGGATTTGGCCAGTATGGCTATTTTTTATTTACGATTTTGTTAAAAATAACACACAAACATCCTGGTTTTGTTCTGTTTCCATGAACTCTCTCCAATGGTCATACCAAAAAATGAAAATATTATCTTTTAAATCTGAATACTTACCAAAAAATAACAAATTTTACATATATTGGTCGCCTTTTTGCTAGGGGGTGAACCCGTTGTCAGTTGGTACCGGGATCCTGGGGATGATCCCCATTGATCTTGCCATGCACTTTTCACCCCAAGGGAGTTTTCCATGAAAAGAAGAGACTTTGTCAAACTGGCCGGCGTTGGAGCCGCAACCGCTGCCACCTCCGTAGTCAACGCACCTTTTGTGCACGCGTCCAAGAAGACCCCCATCCGCTGGCGCCTGCAGACCTATGCCGGACCCGCCCTGGCCGAACATGTCATCA encodes the following:
- the sfsA gene encoding DNA/RNA nuclease SfsA; the protein is MTDDILLPFSPQCRTARFVQREKRFRVEARLDGRQVWAHTNNSGSMLGLLRPDMEILLSPAANPARKLPYTLELVSPWGEWIGVNTLTPNRLLKKVWEQGLIAELRQYVTYKAEARVGHSRLDARLDGPKGTFWIEAKNVTLVEDGVACFPDAVTLRGQKHLEELILLAGQGARVGCFYLVQRPDGECFGPADFIDPEFARLFYLAVQAGVEMLPFEARVSPRGIGLGKRLQVVTGT